A window of Leptotrichia wadei contains these coding sequences:
- the gltB gene encoding glutamate synthase large subunit, with the protein MDNNIQNVKSQKYELSKNSLYEPYFEKDNCGMGFIANIDNKKTNQIVKDGIRILAGLEHRGAEGYDSDTGDGAGLLFEVPHEFFAEIIPNLPEFGDYGVGNIFFPTVKEEFEKIKAIIEETVKNSKDEILTWREVPIKKDAVGVQAQSTMPSVWQLFIKRVNSSKEDFEKNLYILRRKIENAVKKANCDTEDKFYITKLSSKSIIYKGLVKPDQIENFYIDLQSDKLVSSYCLVHQRFSTNTFPAWKLAHPFRFLAHNGEINTVKGNVNWMKAREIALSSPNYEDIKELFPVNDEEWSDSANLDAVIELLVFSGKTLMEAISILVPAAWEKDHTKSEDLKAFYDYYSGLMEPWDGPAAMIMTDSRYLVAKLDRNGLRPLRYILTDDNQMLVGSEVGTLPIKPENIVQSGRVKPGKVFVIDLEEKKLYNDDEVNEKVLNGTDFKKLIKDKKNVNDLMKEANFDYNRNSDLDDIYNKLRLFSYSREDLHILISRMAITGQEPLGSMGNDAALSIFSKKPKLLYSYFKQLFAQVTNPPIDPIRENFVMSLRTQLYRKANILEEVPEAGKTVVLDSPIMDNKTMEFLKNYERDGKKPAILDITFKPTENLEERLDKIFKLAEDAIDSGIKSIILSDRNADTENVAIPALLAVAGLHHYLIRNKKRNEIDILVETGEAREIMHFALLIGYGATAINPYLALDSIEYMVKNKLYLNADESEIKDLQYNYLKAQKKSILKTMSKMGISTVDSYRGAQIFEAVGLSTELVKKYFTGTVSRIEGLTIKTLEDEVLNNFDDAIDSINLGAETLYVDGEYSWMKEGTNRILTPDAISKVQDAANRDDYNTYKEFAKIVNDQSQHLLTIRGMLKFHSDRKPVSIDKVEPVEAIMKRFVTGAMSFGSISKEAHEAIARALNTIGGRSNCGEGGEDPKRFLDNRRSATKQIASGRFGVTTDYLVNADELQIKMAQGAKPGEGGQLPGFKVNKEIGATRHTTPGISLISPPPHHDIYSIEDLAQLIFDLKNVNEKARISVKLVSEAGVGVVASGVAKAKSEMILISGHDGGTGASPLSSIKHAGLPWELGLSEAHQILKEHKLRSRVTLQVDGKLKTGRDLVIGAILGAEEFGFATMPLVILGCIMMRKCHTNMCPVGVATQSEELRKKFTGQYENIIRYFRFISQEAREIMAELGVTKLDELIGKADEFLEVSKTSKLEKVKNVDLGKILYTNKNSDSPNVKTQNQDFKMENIIDRKLIKLASATFESDKNNVAKTVINEKIENFDRSFGAMLSGEIARTFGGYKLEDDTITLNLEGIGGQSFGVFGAKGITYNLTGQSNDYIGKGLFGAKIIIKKPEVSKYEADENIIGGNAILYGAIRGEAYLNGVAGERFCVRNSGAVAVVEGVGDHGCEYMTGGRAIVLGETGKNFAAGMSGGIAYVYDKNNTFEKNLNKEMVDFDELNEVYENEIKTYVEKHFNYTGSAVAKEILNNWEAEKQNFKVVIAPEFKEIFERGEA; encoded by the coding sequence TTGGATAATAACATTCAAAATGTAAAATCACAAAAATATGAGCTTTCTAAAAATTCACTTTATGAGCCGTATTTTGAAAAAGACAACTGCGGTATGGGATTTATCGCAAACATTGACAACAAGAAAACTAATCAAATCGTAAAAGACGGAATAAGAATTTTAGCTGGATTAGAACATCGTGGAGCGGAAGGATATGACTCAGATACTGGAGATGGAGCTGGACTTTTATTTGAAGTGCCGCACGAATTTTTTGCTGAAATTATTCCTAATCTTCCTGAATTTGGAGATTATGGGGTTGGAAACATATTTTTCCCAACTGTAAAAGAAGAATTTGAAAAAATAAAGGCAATTATCGAAGAAACTGTGAAAAACTCAAAAGATGAAATCCTAACTTGGAGAGAAGTTCCTATAAAAAAAGATGCCGTTGGAGTTCAAGCGCAATCTACAATGCCATCTGTCTGGCAACTTTTCATAAAAAGAGTAAATTCATCAAAAGAAGATTTTGAAAAAAATCTTTATATTTTGAGAAGAAAAATTGAAAATGCTGTAAAAAAAGCAAACTGCGACACTGAAGATAAATTTTACATAACAAAATTATCTTCAAAATCAATAATTTATAAAGGTCTAGTTAAACCTGACCAAATTGAGAACTTCTATATTGACTTGCAATCAGACAAGCTTGTAAGTTCTTATTGCCTAGTTCACCAAAGATTCAGTACAAACACTTTTCCAGCATGGAAACTTGCACATCCGTTCAGATTTCTGGCACACAATGGAGAAATTAATACGGTAAAAGGAAATGTAAACTGGATGAAAGCCAGAGAAATTGCACTATCTTCGCCTAACTATGAAGATATAAAAGAATTATTTCCTGTAAATGATGAAGAATGGTCGGATTCAGCTAATCTTGATGCCGTTATTGAACTTCTTGTATTTTCTGGAAAAACTTTGATGGAAGCAATTTCAATTTTAGTTCCTGCGGCTTGGGAGAAGGATCATACTAAATCTGAAGATTTAAAAGCATTTTATGACTATTATTCAGGATTAATGGAACCTTGGGACGGACCTGCGGCCATGATTATGACTGATTCCAGATATTTGGTTGCAAAACTTGATAGAAACGGGCTTAGACCGCTTAGATATATCTTAACTGATGACAATCAGATGTTAGTTGGTTCTGAAGTTGGAACTTTACCAATTAAACCTGAAAATATTGTCCAAAGTGGGAGAGTGAAACCTGGAAAAGTTTTTGTAATTGATCTGGAAGAGAAAAAATTGTATAACGATGACGAAGTTAATGAAAAAGTTTTAAATGGAACAGATTTTAAAAAGTTGATTAAAGATAAGAAAAATGTAAATGACTTGATGAAGGAAGCTAATTTTGATTATAACAGAAATAGCGATTTAGATGACATTTACAACAAATTAAGATTATTTAGCTATTCAAGGGAAGATTTGCACATCTTGATTTCAAGAATGGCTATAACTGGGCAAGAACCACTTGGTTCAATGGGAAATGACGCAGCACTTTCTATTTTTTCCAAAAAGCCAAAATTGCTTTACAGCTACTTTAAACAATTGTTTGCACAAGTAACAAATCCTCCAATTGACCCAATTAGAGAAAATTTTGTTATGTCGCTTAGAACACAGCTTTACAGAAAAGCAAATATTTTAGAAGAAGTTCCTGAAGCTGGAAAAACTGTAGTTTTGGATTCACCAATTATGGACAACAAGACTATGGAATTTTTGAAAAATTATGAAAGAGATGGTAAAAAACCTGCTATTTTAGATATTACTTTCAAGCCAACTGAAAACTTGGAAGAAAGATTGGATAAAATATTTAAGCTTGCTGAAGATGCGATTGATAGCGGCATAAAGTCAATTATTTTATCTGACAGAAATGCTGATACTGAAAATGTGGCAATTCCAGCTTTACTTGCTGTTGCTGGACTTCATCACTATTTAATTAGAAATAAAAAAAGAAATGAAATTGATATTTTAGTGGAAACTGGGGAAGCTAGAGAAATTATGCATTTTGCATTGCTGATCGGATACGGTGCAACTGCGATTAATCCTTACTTGGCACTTGATTCAATTGAATATATGGTAAAAAATAAACTTTACTTGAATGCCGATGAATCTGAAATAAAGGATTTGCAATACAACTATTTGAAAGCTCAGAAAAAATCAATTTTGAAAACCATGTCAAAAATGGGAATTTCAACTGTTGACAGTTACAGAGGAGCACAAATTTTTGAAGCTGTTGGATTATCAACTGAGTTAGTTAAAAAATATTTCACAGGAACTGTTTCAAGAATCGAAGGGCTTACAATTAAAACATTGGAAGATGAAGTGCTAAATAACTTTGATGATGCAATTGACTCCATAAATCTTGGTGCTGAAACACTTTATGTGGATGGAGAATATTCTTGGATGAAGGAAGGAACAAATAGAATCTTGACTCCTGATGCGATTTCAAAAGTTCAAGATGCCGCAAATAGAGATGACTATAATACTTACAAGGAATTTGCAAAAATTGTAAACGACCAAAGTCAGCATTTGCTTACAATAAGAGGAATGCTAAAATTCCATTCTGACAGAAAACCTGTTTCAATTGACAAAGTTGAGCCAGTTGAAGCAATTATGAAACGATTTGTTACTGGAGCAATGTCATTCGGGTCAATTTCAAAGGAAGCTCATGAAGCGATTGCAAGAGCTTTAAATACAATTGGTGGTCGTTCTAACTGCGGAGAAGGTGGAGAAGATCCTAAAAGATTTCTGGATAACAGAAGAAGTGCTACAAAGCAAATTGCATCTGGAAGATTTGGAGTTACAACAGATTACTTGGTAAATGCCGATGAGTTACAAATTAAGATGGCTCAAGGAGCAAAACCTGGAGAAGGTGGACAATTACCTGGATTTAAAGTTAATAAGGAAATTGGAGCTACACGTCATACAACGCCTGGAATCAGCTTAATTTCTCCGCCACCACACCACGATATTTACTCAATCGAAGATTTGGCACAACTAATTTTTGACTTGAAAAATGTAAATGAAAAAGCTAGAATTAGTGTTAAATTGGTGTCTGAAGCTGGAGTTGGAGTCGTTGCTTCTGGAGTTGCAAAAGCAAAATCTGAAATGATATTAATTTCTGGACATGACGGAGGAACTGGAGCATCACCACTATCTTCAATTAAACATGCTGGATTACCTTGGGAATTAGGACTTTCTGAAGCTCACCAAATTTTAAAGGAACATAAATTGAGAAGCAGAGTTACTCTTCAAGTTGATGGAAAATTAAAAACAGGTAGAGATTTAGTAATTGGAGCGATTTTAGGAGCTGAAGAATTTGGATTTGCGACAATGCCACTTGTAATTTTAGGATGTATTATGATGAGAAAATGTCATACAAATATGTGTCCAGTTGGAGTTGCAACTCAGTCTGAAGAACTTCGTAAGAAATTTACCGGACAATATGAAAATATCATTAGATACTTTAGATTTATTTCACAGGAAGCAAGAGAAATTATGGCAGAACTTGGAGTTACAAAACTTGATGAATTAATCGGAAAAGCTGATGAATTCTTGGAGGTTTCTAAAACTTCAAAATTAGAAAAAGTAAAAAATGTAGACTTAGGAAAAATTCTTTACACTAACAAGAATAGTGACAGCCCAAATGTAAAAACTCAAAATCAAGACTTTAAAATGGAAAATATAATTGACAGAAAATTAATTAAACTTGCAAGTGCAACTTTTGAAAGTGATAAAAATAATGTCGCAAAAACTGTAATTAATGAAAAAATCGAAAACTTTGACAGAAGTTTTGGAGCGATGTTAAGTGGAGAAATTGCTAGAACATTTGGTGGATATAAACTTGAAGATGATACTATTACGTTGAATTTAGAAGGTATCGGAGGACAAAGTTTTGGTGTGTTTGGAGCAAAAGGAATTACATATAATTTGACTGGACAATCAAACGATTACATCGGAAAAGGACTGTTTGGAGCAAAAATTATTATTAAAAAACCCGAAGTTTCTAAATACGAAGCAGATGAAAATATAATTGGAGGAAATGCCATTTTATACGGTGCTATCAGAGGAGAAGCTTATTTAAACGGAGTTGCTGGAGAAAGATTCTGTGTTAGAAACTCTGGAGCAGTTGCTGTTGTAGAAGGTGTTGGAGATCACGGCTGTGAATACATGACTGGAGGTCGTGCTATTGTTTTAGGAGAAACTGGGAAAAACTTTGCCGCTGGTATGAGTGGTGGAATTGCTTATGTTTATGATAAAAACAACACTTTTGAGAAAAATTTGAATAAAGAAATGGTCGATTTTGACGAACTTAACGAAGTTTATGAAAATGAAATAAAAACTTATGTGGAAAAACACTTTAATTATACAGGAAGTGCCGTTGCAAAGGAAATTTTAAACAATTGGGAAGCTGAAAAACAAAACTTTAAAGTTGTTATTGCACCTGAATTTAAAGAAATATTTGAGAGAGGTGAGGCTTAG
- a CDS encoding RNA-guided endonuclease TnpB family protein, whose translation MKYNLAFKYRIYPNKDQELLINKTFGCVRFVYNTILYTTNKIYEETGKNKIVTPASLKSENKFLKEVDSLALSNAQLNVKRSFTNFFQKRAKFPRFKSKKNDIKSYTTNCVNNSIRIEENKYLVLPKLKRIKLKYHREIPENYRIKSVTLTNSNGNYYVSILTEFEKEIQKMPSNDKVIGLDFSMSELFVSSENQRADYPRYFRMLEKKLKELQKSLSRKVKFSKNWYRQKEKISRLHEYIKNCRRDFLHKLSRKLSEDYNAVVVEDLNMKGMSQSLNFGKSVGDNGWGMFLKMLEYKLMFLGKQFLKIDKWFPSSKTCSKCGNIKEELKLSERSYKCECCGIEIDRDYNAALNIKNIGKLMLEY comes from the coding sequence ATGAAATATAATTTAGCATTCAAATATAGGATTTATCCAAATAAAGATCAAGAATTGTTGATAAACAAGACTTTTGGATGTGTTCGTTTTGTTTACAATACAATTTTGTATACTACTAATAAAATTTATGAAGAAACTGGAAAAAATAAAATAGTTACACCTGCTAGTTTGAAAAGTGAAAATAAATTTTTAAAAGAAGTAGACAGTTTGGCACTTTCAAATGCTCAATTGAATGTAAAACGATCGTTTACAAATTTCTTTCAGAAGAGAGCGAAATTTCCAAGATTCAAATCTAAAAAGAATGATATTAAAAGTTACACGACAAATTGTGTGAACAATTCGATACGAATTGAGGAAAACAAATATTTAGTTTTGCCAAAATTGAAAAGAATAAAATTAAAATATCATAGAGAAATACCAGAGAATTATAGAATAAAGTCAGTAACATTGACAAACAGCAATGGAAATTATTATGTTTCTATTTTGACGGAATTTGAAAAAGAAATTCAAAAAATGCCAAGTAATGATAAAGTGATTGGACTTGATTTTTCGATGTCTGAATTATTTGTCAGTTCTGAAAACCAAAGGGCTGATTATCCAAGATATTTTAGGATGTTGGAGAAAAAATTGAAAGAATTACAAAAATCATTATCAAGAAAAGTGAAATTTTCTAAGAATTGGTATAGACAAAAAGAGAAAATATCAAGATTGCATGAGTATATCAAAAATTGCCGAAGAGATTTTCTACATAAATTATCGAGAAAATTATCTGAAGATTATAATGCTGTAGTTGTTGAGGATTTGAATATGAAAGGGATGAGTCAGTCATTAAATTTTGGTAAAAGTGTAGGAGATAATGGATGGGGAATGTTTTTGAAAATGCTTGAGTACAAGTTGATGTTTTTAGGGAAACAATTTTTGAAGATAGATAAGTGGTTTCCATCGTCGAAAACTTGCAGTAAATGTGGAAATATTAAAGAGGAACTGAAATTATCAGAAAGAAGTTATAAATGTGAGTGCTGTGGGATTGAAATTGATAGAGATTACAATGCGGCATTGAATATAAAAAACATTGGAAAATTGATGTTGGAATATTAG
- the nikA gene encoding nickel ABC transporter substrate-binding protein, which translates to MKKKKNFKFLLLLTGILLFVLSCGGNVRKNASKDEIVAANFRDIRDLNPHNYAGELYAQNILYEGLVIINKDGSIAPQLAEKWEISKDGREYTFHLRKNVVFSDGEKFDAKAVKANFDAIMENKDRHGWLESVRLFDGFETPDDYTFKIKLKEPYYPMLIELGSIRPFRFISPKAMKNGKSTKNGVDKYVGTGPYVLKSNKTDEEAVFEVNDKYWGTKPKIKRIRVKVIPEEQTRALALEKGNIDIVFGRDMIDSETFKKFKDKKGFSAMMSEPVATRMMLVNTTKGALTDKNVRKALQHVLNKKEISEGIFEGTETPADTILAKTVPYANINVPVYNYSLDEAKKLLDAAGWTAGADGKRQKNGKP; encoded by the coding sequence ATGAAAAAAAAGAAAAATTTTAAATTTTTATTATTGTTGACAGGGATTTTATTGTTTGTGCTGTCTTGTGGAGGAAATGTCAGAAAAAATGCCAGCAAGGACGAGATTGTTGCAGCTAATTTCAGGGATATTCGTGACTTGAATCCGCATAATTATGCTGGGGAGCTGTATGCGCAGAATATTTTATATGAAGGGCTTGTAATAATTAACAAGGATGGAAGCATTGCACCGCAGCTTGCTGAAAAATGGGAAATTTCAAAGGATGGACGTGAATATACGTTTCATCTGAGAAAAAATGTAGTATTCTCTGATGGGGAAAAATTTGATGCAAAGGCTGTAAAAGCTAACTTTGATGCAATTATGGAAAATAAGGATAGACATGGATGGCTTGAAAGTGTACGACTTTTTGATGGATTTGAAACGCCTGATGACTATACATTTAAAATAAAATTGAAGGAACCATATTATCCAATGCTAATTGAACTTGGATCAATACGTCCATTCAGATTTATTTCACCCAAAGCTATGAAAAATGGGAAAAGTACAAAAAATGGAGTAGATAAATATGTTGGAACAGGACCTTATGTGCTAAAATCAAATAAAACTGATGAAGAAGCTGTTTTTGAAGTGAATGATAAGTATTGGGGAACAAAGCCAAAAATTAAGAGAATCCGTGTGAAAGTCATTCCTGAAGAGCAAACAAGAGCTTTGGCACTTGAAAAAGGGAATATTGATATTGTGTTTGGACGTGATATGATTGATAGTGAAACATTTAAGAAATTTAAAGATAAAAAAGGGTTCTCGGCTATGATGTCTGAACCTGTAGCAACAAGAATGATGCTTGTGAATACAACAAAAGGTGCATTGACTGATAAAAATGTACGTAAGGCTTTACAGCATGTATTGAATAAAAAAGAAATTTCTGAAGGAATCTTTGAAGGAACTGAAACACCTGCAGATACAATTCTTGCGAAAACAGTGCCTTATGCAAATATTAATGTTCCAGTTTACAATTATTCATTAGATGAAGCTAAAAAATTGCTAGATGCGGCAGGATGGACTGCAGGAGCTGATGGAAAAAGACAAAAAAATGGAAAGCCTTAA
- a CDS encoding glutamate synthase subunit beta produces the protein MGKLGGFLEIHREEKKIREISDRIKDFNEIDVPLNDEYIKTQAARCMDCGVPFCHWACPVDNHCPEWQDLVYNGEWKKALDLLLSTNPFPEFTGRICPALCEGSCTLGKNDKPVTTKNIELALIEKGWENGWVKPKTPKKRFDKKIAVIGSGPSGLAAAQTLNRFGYNVTVYEKSERAGGLLALGIPDFKLDKKIIDRRVKLMEEEGVKFIYNTEAGKDISNEELEKEFDIILMSCGSKQARDLNIKGREAKGVYLAMDFLTQQNRKVNNIPLYNEEIDVKDKNVLVIGGGDTGSDCVGTSVRQGAASVKQIEILNKPSETRTSKNPWPQFPMYLKTSTSHKEATEVYGNDPREWNVTTKEFVKDENGNLCGVKIAKVESFVNEDGRLGFREVEGSEEIIKVDFVFLAIGFLHPYFEGLLENSKVKLDGRGNVSANVIDFKTSAPKYFAAGDVRRGQSLVVWAISEGRNAAKAIHEYLRKNRN, from the coding sequence ATGGGAAAACTAGGTGGATTTTTAGAAATACATAGAGAAGAAAAAAAAATTAGGGAAATTTCTGACAGAATTAAAGATTTTAATGAAATTGATGTCCCTTTAAACGATGAATATATAAAAACACAAGCGGCTAGATGTATGGACTGCGGAGTACCTTTTTGCCACTGGGCCTGTCCTGTCGACAACCACTGTCCTGAATGGCAAGATTTAGTTTATAACGGTGAATGGAAAAAAGCTTTGGACTTGCTTTTGTCAACAAATCCATTTCCTGAATTTACTGGGCGAATTTGTCCAGCACTTTGTGAAGGAAGCTGTACTTTAGGAAAAAATGACAAACCTGTAACTACTAAAAATATTGAACTTGCTCTTATTGAAAAAGGTTGGGAAAATGGATGGGTAAAACCAAAAACTCCTAAAAAAAGATTTGATAAAAAAATTGCTGTAATTGGAAGTGGACCATCTGGACTTGCTGCTGCTCAAACTTTAAACAGATTTGGGTACAATGTGACAGTTTACGAAAAAAGTGAAAGAGCTGGAGGATTACTCGCACTTGGAATTCCTGATTTTAAGCTTGACAAGAAAATAATTGACAGAAGAGTAAAACTTATGGAAGAAGAAGGTGTTAAATTTATTTACAACACTGAAGCTGGAAAAGATATTTCCAACGAAGAACTGGAAAAAGAGTTTGACATAATTCTTATGTCTTGCGGATCAAAACAAGCTAGAGATTTGAATATCAAAGGAAGAGAAGCAAAAGGAGTTTATCTTGCAATGGACTTTTTGACTCAGCAAAACAGAAAAGTAAATAATATTCCTTTGTACAACGAGGAAATTGATGTGAAAGATAAAAATGTGCTTGTAATCGGTGGTGGAGATACTGGTTCTGACTGTGTTGGAACTTCTGTAAGACAAGGTGCTGCCAGTGTAAAACAAATTGAAATTTTAAATAAGCCATCTGAAACTCGTACATCAAAAAATCCTTGGCCACAATTTCCAATGTATCTAAAAACTTCGACTTCTCACAAGGAAGCGACAGAAGTTTACGGAAATGACCCAAGGGAATGGAATGTTACAACAAAAGAATTTGTAAAAGATGAAAATGGAAACCTTTGTGGAGTAAAAATCGCAAAAGTTGAAAGTTTTGTAAATGAAGATGGAAGACTTGGATTTAGGGAAGTTGAGGGCTCTGAAGAAATAATAAAAGTTGACTTTGTCTTTTTAGCAATCGGATTTTTACATCCATATTTTGAAGGACTTTTGGAAAACTCAAAAGTTAAATTAGATGGGCGTGGAAATGTTAGTGCAAATGTCATCGACTTTAAAACTTCTGCTCCAAAATATTTTGCCGCAGGAGATGTAAGACGAGGGCAATCACTTGTTGTCTGGGCAATTAGTGAAGGTAGAAATGCTGCGAAGGCTATTCATGAATATTTGAGAAAAAATAGAAATTAA
- a CDS encoding DUF4037 domain-containing protein, with protein sequence MVEQLFKELSLLEEVEAIALGGSRAGVNYDEKSDYDVYLYVTSPINEEKRKNILKNFCSHMEIGNSFWEYEDNCILNNGIEIDILYRDMEDFMKGIQRVVVECQPSNSYTTCMWHNLITCKILYDKNGKLEKYKNKYSIPYPKQLKENIIKRQLELIDSSMPAYPKQIKKAILRKDFVSINHRITEFLASYFDLLFAINEITHPGEKRLVQLCKKQCKILPKNFEENLNLLFSYMYLEEKNIFFMETLEQIVDNIKKII encoded by the coding sequence ATGGTAGAACAATTATTTAAAGAACTATCTTTATTAGAAGAAGTTGAGGCAATTGCATTGGGAGGTTCACGAGCGGGAGTAAATTATGATGAAAAGTCAGACTATGATGTATACCTTTATGTAACTTCACCCATTAATGAAGAAAAAAGAAAAAATATCCTGAAAAATTTCTGCAGCCATATGGAGATTGGAAATAGTTTTTGGGAATATGAAGACAACTGTATTTTAAACAATGGAATCGAAATTGACATTTTATATCGGGATATGGAAGACTTTATGAAAGGTATTCAAAGGGTAGTTGTTGAATGTCAACCGAGCAATTCCTACACAACTTGCATGTGGCATAATTTAATTACATGCAAAATTTTATATGACAAAAATGGAAAACTTGAAAAATATAAAAATAAATATTCGATACCTTATCCAAAACAGCTAAAGGAAAATATCATAAAAAGACAACTGGAATTAATTGATTCTTCAATGCCAGCATACCCAAAACAAATAAAAAAAGCAATTTTAAGAAAAGATTTTGTAAGCATAAATCATAGAATAACAGAATTTTTAGCCTCTTATTTCGACTTATTATTCGCAATAAATGAAATAACACATCCAGGTGAAAAACGATTAGTTCAGCTTTGTAAAAAACAATGTAAAATTTTACCTAAAAACTTTGAAGAAAACTTAAATTTATTATTTTCATATATGTATTTGGAAGAAAAAAATATTTTTTTTATGGAAACTCTTGAACAAATTGTTGATAATATAAAAAAAATCATATAA
- the tnpA gene encoding IS200/IS605 family transposase, translating to MSYNSNYHSVFDINYHIIFCIKYRREVINDEISNRLKEIFEKICPKYNIVLKEWEHDVDHIHMLINAMPNTELSKFVNTYKSASSRLIKKEFPEIRGRLWKEYFWSRSYLVLSVGGAPLEIIKKYIQNQKEV from the coding sequence ATGTCATACAATAGTAATTATCATTCAGTATTTGATATAAATTATCATATAATTTTTTGTATAAAATATCGAAGAGAAGTCATTAATGATGAAATTTCTAATAGATTGAAAGAGATTTTTGAAAAAATATGTCCGAAGTATAACATTGTTCTTAAAGAATGGGAACATGATGTTGATCATATTCATATGTTGATTAATGCTATGCCTAATACTGAACTTTCTAAGTTTGTAAATACTTACAAAAGTGCTTCCAGCAGGTTGATAAAAAAAGAATTTCCTGAAATAAGGGGAAGATTGTGGAAAGAATATTTTTGGAGTAGAAGTTACTTAGTTCTAAGTGTCGGAGGTGCACCGTTAGAGATAATTAAAAAATATATTCAAAATCAAAAGGAGGTGTAA
- a CDS encoding gamma-glutamyl-gamma-aminobutyrate hydrolase family protein, translating to MKKPIIGISSNILGLEKGLFAGYKRSYVDVSYINAVINAGGVPHILPLNEHEDIIEEFVKSVDGIILTGGNDVFPLLYGEEPKEKLGEIFPERDKFDSLLIRYAITYEKPIFGICRGMQIINVECGGSLYQDLSYDENVKIKHFQKARAHTPTHSISVATNCFLSDIYPEGIGFINSYHHQTINQLAPGFSTIAKSTDGVIEAIENISNKTFIIGVQWHPEMMAINDELAQKLFKKFVNEVSLRKKD from the coding sequence ATGAAAAAACCTATTATTGGAATCTCAAGTAATATACTTGGACTGGAAAAAGGACTATTTGCTGGATATAAACGATCTTATGTGGATGTTTCCTATATTAATGCCGTGATAAATGCTGGTGGAGTGCCACATATTCTACCTTTGAATGAGCACGAAGACATCATTGAGGAATTTGTAAAAAGTGTGGATGGAATAATTTTAACTGGGGGAAATGATGTTTTTCCGCTTCTTTACGGGGAAGAGCCAAAAGAGAAACTAGGAGAAATTTTTCCAGAACGTGATAAATTTGACTCACTTCTTATCCGTTATGCAATTACCTATGAAAAGCCAATCTTCGGAATTTGCCGTGGAATGCAGATAATTAATGTCGAATGTGGCGGATCGCTTTATCAAGATCTTTCCTATGATGAAAATGTTAAAATAAAACATTTCCAAAAGGCTAGGGCTCATACTCCAACTCATTCCATTTCTGTAGCAACCAACTGCTTTTTAAGCGACATTTATCCTGAAGGGATTGGATTCATAAACAGTTACCATCACCAAACGATAAACCAGCTAGCACCAGGATTTTCTACAATTGCAAAAAGTACAGATGGAGTAATTGAAGCAATTGAAAATATTTCAAATAAAACTTTTATCATTGGAGTCCAATGGCATCCAGAAATGATGGCAATTAATGATGAACTTGCACAAAAATTATTTAAAAAATTCGTAAATGAAGTAAGTTTAAGAAAAAAAGATTAA